A section of the Roseivirga sp. BDSF3-8 genome encodes:
- a CDS encoding DUF58 domain-containing protein, with product MDLKKIREVGNLELLARQMVEGFITGLHKSPYHGFSVEFAEHRLYNSGESTRHIDWKVYAKTDRLYTKRYEEETNLRGVILLDHSPSMYYPAQDRGKLTFSCLAAASLAYLLNRQRDAVGLVTFAEGIETQTDIKSTHSHLHTLYAYLEKLLISEPSPTQTNVSSVLHEVAEKIHKRSLVVLFSDMFEQSDSDQDILNALRHLKHRKHEVLLFHVTDKKTEQDFSFEDRPYEFIDMETGEKVKLQPSQYRETYIKEAKKHFEQLKLKCGQFGIDFIEADINEGVNQVLSSFLVKRTKMK from the coding sequence ATGGATTTAAAGAAAATACGGGAAGTAGGTAACCTGGAACTACTGGCGAGGCAAATGGTAGAAGGATTTATTACAGGCCTGCACAAAAGCCCGTACCATGGATTTTCGGTGGAATTTGCCGAACACCGACTGTATAATAGTGGTGAGTCTACCCGACATATCGACTGGAAGGTTTATGCCAAAACTGACCGTCTGTATACAAAACGTTACGAAGAGGAAACTAACCTTCGGGGAGTAATACTACTTGATCACAGTCCATCTATGTATTACCCTGCGCAAGACCGGGGAAAACTCACCTTTAGCTGTCTTGCTGCAGCCAGTCTGGCTTACCTACTAAACCGGCAGCGGGATGCAGTAGGACTGGTTACTTTTGCTGAAGGGATAGAAACACAAACAGATATAAAGTCCACACACTCACACCTGCACACGCTCTATGCATATCTTGAGAAACTACTGATCTCTGAACCCTCCCCGACACAAACCAATGTTTCAAGTGTACTCCATGAGGTAGCTGAAAAAATACACAAAAGAAGCCTGGTGGTGCTATTCAGTGACATGTTTGAGCAATCAGATAGCGATCAGGATATTCTCAATGCCCTTCGGCACCTGAAGCACAGGAAGCACGAGGTACTTTTATTTCATGTAACGGATAAGAAGACAGAGCAGGATTTTTCCTTTGAAGACAGGCCGTATGAGTTTATCGATATGGAAACGGGTGAGAAGGTAAAACTACAGCCTTCACAGTATCGGGAAACTTATATAAAAGAGGCTAAGAAGCACTTCGAACAACTAAAACTAAAGTGCGGTCAATTTGGAATTGACTTCATTGAAGCTGATATAAACGAGGGGGTGAATCAGGTACTGTCCTCTTTCCTGGTAAAACGTACCAAAATGAAATAA